Proteins from one uncultured Desulfuromonas sp. genomic window:
- a CDS encoding TIGR03960 family B12-binding radical SAM protein, producing the protein MMNSCDALLHINRPARYIGGEAGSIHKDPSQVELRFALAFPDTYEIGMSHLGSSILYRVLNGQPWIGAERSYCPWPDMAAEMDDQGISLLSLESQTPLGEFDLIGFSLQYELCYTNVLTMLKLAGIPLRRDQRNDSHPLIVVGGPCAYNPEPLADFIDLALIGDGEEAIIELCQAVRDSRHAGENRQQCYDRLKQIDGIYLPHLFEFHYDDEGHIQERNALDADIQKVKRRFITDLDSAVYPDKPVIPFMHTVHDRVAVEIARGCTRGCRFCQAGYIYRPVRERKAETIAKLIDTALKHSGYDEVSLLSLSSGDYTAIEPLLKHLMARYAEERVAVSLPSLRVGSLTDELIEEVRKVRKTGFTLAPEAGTDRLRDVINKGIKADDLLDTARTIYTLGWRLIKLYFMMGLPTETRDDLDAIVELARQVKRCAKGTEGGGDVNVAVSTFVPKAHTPFQWEAQLSIAETVERQHYLRDALQRKKLRLKWHEAELSYLEGVFARGDRRLGAVLEKAVELGSCFDGWRDHFEFSRWQQAFADCGIDSDFYLRARNEAEILPWDHIDCGIEKTFFLAERRNALAEHYTPDCRTGPCSGCGVCDFNQLRMRYAEAQPQFATPQAKPSQGDERYKVRLCLHKTDQARFVSHLEFMTVIQRALRRINAPVRFSQGFHPHPRLSFPDALPTGVESISEVVDVELFQPIDSKQLCQQLAAELPSGFAVTSVENIHWRMPSPGSCIVASDYRVPLDETVRQRVSEQIDPFLDADHVIVQRNKGNKVVEMDIRGDVEALHLEQNALIMTLRKGSPVAIAAHLLGLGDHEVRSLRICKTAVTLEVPESFED; encoded by the coding sequence TGAATTCCTGCGATGCCCTGCTGCACATCAACCGTCCGGCCCGCTATATCGGCGGCGAGGCGGGAAGTATCCATAAAGACCCCAGCCAGGTTGAGCTGCGCTTTGCCTTAGCATTTCCCGATACCTATGAAATCGGCATGAGCCATCTCGGCTCGTCCATCCTTTACCGCGTGCTTAACGGCCAACCCTGGATTGGCGCGGAACGCAGCTATTGCCCGTGGCCGGACATGGCCGCAGAAATGGATGATCAGGGCATCTCCCTGCTATCGCTGGAATCGCAAACACCGTTGGGTGAATTCGACCTGATCGGCTTCAGTCTCCAATATGAGCTGTGCTACACCAATGTGCTGACCATGCTCAAACTGGCCGGCATTCCCCTGCGCCGCGACCAGCGGAACGACAGTCACCCGCTGATCGTGGTCGGCGGCCCGTGCGCCTACAACCCGGAACCCCTGGCTGATTTTATCGACCTGGCTCTGATCGGTGACGGCGAAGAGGCGATCATTGAACTGTGCCAGGCGGTGCGCGACAGCCGCCACGCCGGGGAAAACCGTCAACAATGCTATGATCGTCTCAAACAGATTGACGGCATCTACCTGCCCCACTTATTTGAGTTTCACTACGATGACGAGGGGCACATTCAAGAACGTAACGCACTCGATGCCGATATCCAAAAAGTGAAACGACGCTTCATTACCGACCTCGACAGCGCTGTGTATCCCGACAAACCGGTGATCCCATTCATGCACACCGTTCACGATCGCGTTGCCGTGGAGATCGCCCGCGGCTGCACACGCGGCTGCCGGTTTTGTCAGGCCGGGTACATCTATCGGCCGGTACGCGAACGCAAGGCGGAGACCATCGCCAAGCTCATCGACACCGCCCTGAAACACAGCGGCTACGACGAAGTGTCGTTGTTGTCGCTGTCCAGTGGCGACTACACCGCCATTGAACCGCTACTCAAACACCTCATGGCCCGTTACGCCGAGGAACGCGTGGCCGTGTCGCTGCCGAGTCTGCGGGTCGGCTCCCTGACCGACGAGCTGATCGAAGAGGTGCGCAAAGTGCGCAAGACCGGCTTCACTCTGGCACCGGAGGCTGGAACCGACCGGTTGCGCGATGTGATCAACAAAGGGATCAAAGCCGACGATCTTCTGGACACGGCCCGCACCATCTACACCCTGGGCTGGCGGCTGATCAAACTCTACTTTATGATGGGACTGCCCACGGAAACCCGTGACGACCTTGACGCCATCGTCGAGCTGGCCCGCCAGGTCAAGCGTTGCGCCAAAGGCACCGAAGGTGGCGGTGACGTCAACGTCGCGGTCTCCACCTTTGTGCCCAAGGCGCACACGCCATTCCAGTGGGAAGCACAGTTAAGCATTGCTGAAACCGTGGAACGCCAGCACTACTTACGCGATGCATTGCAGCGCAAAAAACTACGCCTGAAATGGCACGAAGCCGAACTGTCTTACCTCGAAGGTGTGTTTGCCCGCGGTGACCGGCGTCTCGGAGCAGTGCTGGAAAAAGCGGTCGAACTGGGGAGCTGTTTTGACGGTTGGCGCGACCACTTCGAATTCAGCCGCTGGCAGCAGGCCTTTGCCGACTGCGGTATCGACAGCGATTTTTATCTGCGTGCCCGCAATGAAGCGGAGATCCTGCCCTGGGATCATATCGATTGCGGCATTGAAAAAACGTTCTTCCTCGCCGAGCGCCGCAATGCTCTGGCCGAACACTACACCCCGGACTGCCGTACCGGACCGTGCAGCGGCTGCGGCGTGTGCGATTTTAACCAGTTGCGCATGCGCTATGCCGAAGCCCAGCCACAGTTCGCGACGCCGCAGGCCAAACCAAGCCAGGGTGACGAACGCTACAAAGTTCGCCTGTGTCTGCACAAGACCGATCAGGCGCGCTTTGTCAGCCACCTGGAGTTCATGACCGTTATCCAGCGCGCCTTGCGTCGCATTAATGCGCCGGTCCGTTTTTCCCAAGGATTTCACCCCCATCCACGGCTGTCGTTTCCCGATGCCCTGCCCACCGGCGTGGAAAGCATCAGCGAAGTGGTCGATGTCGAGCTGTTCCAACCCATCGACAGCAAGCAACTTTGTCAACAATTAGCCGCAGAGTTGCCTAGCGGCTTTGCCGTGACATCGGTCGAAAATATTCATTGGCGCATGCCGTCACCGGGCAGCTGTATTGTCGCCAGTGACTACCGCGTCCCCCTGGATGAAACCGTTCGCCAGCGAGTAAGTGAACAAATTGATCCATTTCTGGACGCCGACCATGTTATCGTACAACGTAACAAGGGCAACAAAGTGGTCGAAATGGACATCCGTGGCGATGTTGAAGCCCTGCACCTGGAACAGAATGCCCTGATCATGACCCTGCGCAAAGGCAGCCCGGTCGCCATCGCCGCACACCTGCTCGGCCTCGGCGATCACGAAGTCCGCAGCCTGCGCATCTGCAAAACAGCCGTAACCCTGGAGGTTCCCGAGTCGTTTGAGGACTGA